From the Leptospira sp. WS60.C2 genome, one window contains:
- a CDS encoding AcrB/AcrD/AcrF family protein → MNRSLLNRNRFQIVSALGFSLAISFLSFRGIELGEYEDKADNETLVISQNWVGKTAVQVEEGVTKPWEMILKSANGYRELKSISDYGSVSIYLKLSEGVNKEHLLQTTRNLYLLNRHQFPSDIHFPKYRYESDRNTYFLLLQRVEGKEKSNFRDLEAKIKNNRHVVKFDFQKESETEILLDVHTMKLRENSFFSMSEILFSLRNHLFGIHLDTQRGIYFERDAPKQLDEWKNIPIQSKNQKRIPLHNIANLTVTNVQSNQSTRINGLSKESILIQTDGAFHLFLLENDVKRFLSIHSDWEIVFSNGEGTSEALIEFLVFYLLLDLFFLLYFGFYKKEYGFVFVSFVGFLFVGFSLCSISSLFSVPFGNSSFALLLFSKIYLPFFRNIRLLFTNKQTILFLVFSLIFLSLEWIPMVLLILFLELFFCIVVFGLVQDLFWIFLKPSYRSRLPNLTWPVISLERFFVQTKPNVLNFQLILSLFFFILTFAFSFVNVFQFVSLRSKQDTILSARLEFPTYLSKSEIKRITKQVEETILSRKWTQLLVVTEKNFRSDFYLKLTEFTNQESFQSLSTEMGYFHFLGESDLSETNILRFTNLDPILLETSIHRILPWVRNQKRIQDVVLCFQPSVDGLRFQMDSFTRVPMRMGVDATIRETSLLLLPTIVGKMLWNDGLIDVKLQVLNSFTKDEFQRFPISIGNDTVVHTNGLRQYETIQNLSRIYHENREISMEILVKGKDIDWDSLDAGLRSLMRSDSTHYVERKQLNATSKQYSIIGFFVLLSFLVFRKNKILDYLTFVCSIFFVWSVQKHLFVTDYLQFALIVSVVTVFQRITFKKKRDTMFFLLPLLGGILFFYFYPWKGVNFFFETFFLFFFYVFTYRKMKTFLRKMKPIS, encoded by the coding sequence ATGAATCGTTCCCTTCTAAATCGGAATCGATTTCAAATTGTATCGGCCCTAGGTTTTTCTCTGGCAATTTCTTTTTTGTCCTTTCGTGGAATTGAGTTGGGCGAATACGAAGATAAAGCAGATAATGAGACTTTGGTCATATCGCAGAATTGGGTAGGAAAAACAGCTGTTCAGGTAGAAGAGGGTGTAACAAAACCCTGGGAAATGATTTTGAAATCAGCAAATGGATATCGCGAACTAAAATCAATTTCAGATTATGGAAGTGTCAGTATCTACTTGAAACTATCGGAGGGTGTCAATAAGGAACACCTTCTCCAAACAACAAGAAATTTATACCTGCTCAATCGTCACCAGTTTCCTAGTGACATTCATTTCCCAAAGTATCGCTATGAATCTGACAGGAATACTTATTTTTTATTGTTACAAAGAGTGGAAGGTAAAGAAAAGTCAAACTTTCGCGACTTGGAAGCAAAGATTAAAAACAATCGTCATGTGGTAAAGTTTGATTTCCAGAAAGAATCAGAAACCGAAATTCTTTTGGATGTTCATACAATGAAGTTAAGAGAGAATTCATTTTTTTCTATGTCAGAAATATTGTTCTCATTGCGAAACCATCTCTTTGGAATTCATCTTGATACACAACGTGGAATTTACTTTGAAAGGGACGCTCCAAAACAACTTGATGAGTGGAAAAATATACCAATTCAGTCCAAAAATCAAAAGCGGATCCCACTTCACAACATTGCAAATCTAACTGTGACAAACGTGCAATCCAACCAAAGCACTCGCATCAATGGTTTGTCTAAAGAATCTATTTTGATCCAAACAGATGGTGCTTTTCATTTATTCTTATTAGAAAATGATGTGAAAAGATTCTTAAGTATACATTCCGATTGGGAAATTGTATTCTCTAATGGTGAAGGAACTTCGGAAGCACTCATTGAATTTTTAGTCTTTTATCTTTTGTTAGATCTATTCTTTCTTCTTTATTTTGGTTTTTATAAAAAAGAATATGGATTCGTTTTTGTATCTTTTGTTGGTTTTCTCTTCGTAGGATTTTCCCTTTGTTCTATCAGCTCACTTTTTTCTGTTCCATTCGGTAATAGTAGTTTTGCTTTGCTATTATTTTCAAAAATATATCTCCCTTTTTTTCGGAACATTCGCTTATTATTCACTAACAAACAAACCATTCTATTTTTGGTATTCTCTCTCATTTTTCTTTCATTGGAGTGGATTCCGATGGTGTTATTGATTCTGTTCCTAGAATTGTTTTTTTGTATTGTGGTTTTTGGTTTGGTTCAAGATTTGTTTTGGATTTTTCTAAAACCTTCGTATCGAAGCAGGTTGCCTAATCTTACATGGCCAGTCATTTCTTTAGAACGTTTCTTTGTGCAAACAAAACCAAATGTATTGAATTTTCAATTGATTCTCTCTTTATTTTTCTTTATACTAACGTTTGCCTTTTCCTTTGTAAATGTTTTTCAATTCGTTTCCCTTCGATCGAAGCAAGATACAATTCTTTCCGCTAGATTAGAATTTCCGACTTACCTCTCTAAATCGGAAATCAAAAGGATCACCAAACAAGTAGAAGAAACGATTTTGAGTCGTAAATGGACACAGTTGCTTGTTGTAACAGAAAAAAACTTTCGATCTGATTTTTATCTTAAGCTCACTGAATTTACGAACCAAGAATCATTTCAAAGTTTGTCGACCGAAATGGGATATTTCCATTTTTTAGGCGAGAGCGATTTATCGGAGACGAACATCTTACGATTTACGAATTTGGATCCGATTCTCTTGGAGACATCCATTCACAGAATTCTGCCTTGGGTGAGAAATCAAAAACGGATCCAAGATGTGGTTTTGTGTTTTCAGCCTTCCGTAGATGGACTTAGGTTTCAAATGGATTCCTTCACTCGTGTTCCAATGAGAATGGGAGTCGATGCAACGATAAGGGAAACAAGTTTACTTTTATTGCCAACGATTGTGGGAAAGATGTTGTGGAACGACGGTTTGATTGATGTAAAATTGCAAGTTCTGAATTCGTTTACAAAAGATGAATTTCAACGATTCCCCATTTCCATTGGAAATGATACAGTTGTCCATACGAATGGTTTGCGACAGTATGAGACCATTCAGAATTTAAGTCGAATCTATCACGAGAATCGAGAAATCAGTATGGAAATTCTGGTCAAAGGGAAGGACATTGATTGGGATTCATTGGATGCTGGGTTACGAAGTTTGATGCGCTCGGATTCAACTCATTATGTGGAAAGAAAGCAATTGAATGCAACATCGAAACAATATTCAATCATTGGCTTCTTTGTTTTACTCTCCTTTTTAGTATTTCGAAAAAATAAAATTTTGGATTATTTAACATTTGTTTGTTCGATTTTTTTTGTATGGAGCGTGCAAAAACATCTATTTGTAACTGACTATCTTCAGTTTGCTCTCATCGTCTCAGTGGTTACTGTCTTTCAAAGGATTACATTTAAGAAAAAGAGAGATACTATGTTTTTTCTGCTCCCTCTCTTGGGAGGGATTCTCTTTTTCTATTTCTATCCATGGAAGGGAGTGAATTTCTTTTTCGAAACATTCTTTCTGTTTTTCTTTTATGTGTTCACATATCGTAAAATGAAAACATTTCTCCGGAAAATGAAACCAATCTCATAA
- a CDS encoding TIGR04388 family protein — MGFYKLWTRVSLLFLFFGIYFNTETIFPQSILEHWEIPRYQSSDYSDIYGNLYFVSSMEEWDLRMEEILYDSIVSWQTEANRQIEEILIQEGGEDSFVSNEGYVDERRRSLFSEVSIFYSDWERDLMEDYFTNRSAFLEKLETGIVDELYLNRIGKEQIYEEYTQEELALRENREQILREAETWEYQWEKSRQEGLDSFSTSLERLEEDYFKYIQSLQNTENQFITNLQAINQYKETVQYALGEMVSQLKLGLDANCELNSGCQYKNSDGSLNEAGKIFSRFIQELSDELSIANKDPDLMLTQIATKMRDFLSNESNEAFIKQTFFEDRVYTYQTGFELNFENTKTKYDLNTAMWNLVNQTYYQLGSDVRFENWNATPGDVGIFSGVSDPELQSIFQSIHHSDYNRLASILNGKLGQDRKVHSILGANLYTDAFHYLNMKSIAGIKLPFDFAMHVNGNLLLDGTEKYGYWQTQEFITIFTPGIYSYQMGAVGYSVLYEMYDDAAYQSSLYWDSNLSQLKGQTDHFQHRLLPAIRHWETKTKEYSESFDQWSDSKSKLFQDAKLEFESKRMQLEKTKEDWLQKLEEEKRDGWNAWNNLYTTPESETKRPVALSMKIEQGLTSIGNQNLASQFQRLSVFDDSMFEIKLGETSLLENFQKTMVGINQYASVIQMNHELEEFRKSEQTKMINQYAYSLNSALIGDRKLTREESILVGSADYSQLSMDEQKNFGKCYEDPNVSSCKGLLKTDYQVSVNQNTGVVRIGKEIFNGLLAGKNAEGEYTAAKSNLSKQIVFSSIGKIQSNDRKDFFTEWSDEDWKSIQNRKNEITNDFLNNTSTRDRNQLLLSINQIETINANNHQSFLAKKETQENLDSFIQEIAIAYITGGASGVKASLKGKVESAINSELAKVWVKATGGDDSQIQLVSMAFEFMRGRMSAKKISSRDQFVSIQNPIKALETVVGKTLSHTMQVMDKASNGLLSVPFNLAMSGVMAVTKALVGEKRYNLLNEQISGPNKRLMEIKEQEVQMAENVTSQALASATGMPLEIISKLVGDTNGQKKAKQADQRMAKNIVSDFGSQITGAFGGIMKTAIVATGVTEDQIVKTMEDAYSFANAKNLNGGAISKASFGYSLQTLGMQANWTKHQSTFLNIKDKDAVLAEVTKSTIAKQMAENTGIEESIVKQALDGLYGKYQKQKADKKAKTKAIGQTIVNAGSLAITMGSSGVWSGATSALSKMGTVASSVTGGILPATAQVGQILSTTALQTVAGSREGSKGAIAGLINGSLLGVTNYLGKFQSGILKGTMPGLGVNYSKQNGWGGSIGIGNSINNVSLSFSEKGNSSLQMSQAIAKGIQFATDITTNEAWNLGINYNPTGEGPRKDWNFSSMFDLKGSGFSGSIGYTDPNSKLGLTSHLSEKGSSTSSQLHGVSLGTNSEDGFQMDEFNFSNQNINMAQDGSDLTDNNGNRLENHGDSPLSDFMGELGMVGGVILGGMGLANLLRSRFGGGGYSGVGTDFGSFRFQSSSERSVFYHLTDRVKIGMFRFGESVSQYADAYSPEKPKQLDEKIPKEKTPKELDRIKKLETSVIDDFKMDSRLDTEKKLYELRQAGVDTTDLDAKIKTKRGGKDVSMSKADEKSLSEYKRLRELRSVRPIGSEAVSYVASGDALSKVNTEFNPKTESKKQYLQRLGDEVCAATKDVDLSTKELVDLHTANVARLLGENLEKKIKYKQSQIIDGKEVVSAVNTVDADGFRQTSDTDCIRYLGAVLHAAGLTDRGSFANLNTDVYLTPEETERMREEFKAGTIHKNGVEYFRQSGSFSHLVSERLTTEKDLIAHTKKGMIPELKPGMIGITRKMEAVENTKRIAMKSDHIYMIVEKRFNSELGVDEYLISESAGGKGVQNRWIRKETNSEILNQFRKRYESEKMSEKEIDNRISKIKIPNNYSDYLLRSEYYSIKPHVSIK; from the coding sequence ATGGGATTTTACAAACTTTGGACGAGAGTCAGTCTATTATTCCTTTTCTTCGGTATTTATTTTAATACAGAGACTATTTTCCCGCAATCAATTCTCGAACATTGGGAAATCCCCCGCTACCAATCTAGTGATTATTCTGATATTTATGGAAACCTATACTTTGTATCTTCCATGGAAGAATGGGATTTGCGAATGGAAGAAATTTTATATGATTCCATCGTATCATGGCAAACAGAAGCCAATCGACAGATCGAAGAAATCTTAATTCAAGAAGGTGGCGAAGATTCCTTTGTCTCCAATGAAGGGTATGTGGATGAAAGAAGAAGGTCATTATTTAGCGAGGTATCAATCTTCTACTCAGATTGGGAAAGAGATTTAATGGAGGATTATTTTACGAATCGGAGTGCATTCTTAGAAAAATTAGAAACTGGAATTGTGGATGAGTTGTATTTAAACAGAATTGGTAAAGAGCAAATCTATGAAGAATACACGCAGGAAGAACTTGCCTTAAGAGAAAACCGAGAACAAATTTTAAGAGAGGCAGAAACTTGGGAATACCAATGGGAAAAATCAAGGCAAGAAGGTCTGGATTCTTTCTCTACTTCTTTGGAGAGATTAGAAGAGGACTATTTCAAATATATACAATCACTTCAAAATACTGAAAATCAATTTATCACAAACTTACAAGCGATCAATCAATATAAAGAAACAGTTCAGTATGCTCTAGGGGAAATGGTTTCACAACTGAAGTTAGGTTTAGATGCCAATTGTGAATTAAACTCTGGTTGCCAATATAAAAATTCAGATGGAAGTTTGAATGAAGCAGGAAAAATATTCTCAAGGTTCATTCAAGAGTTATCTGATGAACTATCGATAGCAAACAAAGATCCAGATCTGATGTTAACACAAATTGCGACAAAGATGAGAGATTTTCTATCGAACGAATCTAATGAAGCATTTATAAAACAGACTTTTTTTGAAGATCGAGTTTATACATATCAAACTGGCTTTGAACTGAATTTTGAAAACACAAAAACCAAGTATGATTTGAACACGGCCATGTGGAATTTGGTGAACCAAACATATTACCAGTTAGGTTCTGATGTACGATTTGAAAATTGGAATGCAACTCCTGGTGATGTTGGAATTTTTTCTGGAGTTTCGGACCCCGAACTTCAATCCATTTTCCAATCCATCCATCACTCCGATTACAATCGGTTGGCTAGTATTCTGAATGGGAAATTGGGGCAAGATCGAAAAGTACACTCTATTTTAGGAGCAAATCTTTATACAGATGCTTTTCACTATCTGAATATGAAGAGTATCGCAGGAATCAAACTTCCTTTTGATTTTGCTATGCATGTAAATGGAAATCTTTTGTTAGATGGAACAGAAAAATATGGATATTGGCAAACCCAAGAATTCATCACTATTTTTACACCAGGTATCTATTCATACCAAATGGGTGCTGTTGGATATTCGGTTCTTTATGAAATGTATGATGATGCTGCGTATCAAAGTTCTTTATATTGGGATTCAAATTTGTCCCAATTGAAAGGGCAAACAGATCACTTTCAGCATCGCCTTTTACCAGCCATTCGTCATTGGGAAACCAAAACAAAAGAATACTCGGAATCTTTTGATCAGTGGTCAGACTCTAAGTCCAAACTCTTCCAGGATGCAAAGTTGGAATTTGAATCCAAGCGAATGCAGTTAGAGAAAACAAAAGAAGATTGGCTCCAAAAATTGGAGGAGGAAAAGCGAGACGGTTGGAATGCATGGAACAATTTATATACAACACCTGAATCAGAAACGAAAAGACCAGTCGCACTTTCGATGAAAATTGAGCAAGGTTTGACCTCAATTGGAAATCAAAATCTCGCTTCTCAGTTTCAAAGATTGTCCGTTTTCGATGATTCGATGTTTGAGATTAAGTTAGGTGAAACTTCCTTATTGGAGAATTTTCAAAAGACGATGGTTGGTATCAATCAATATGCCTCTGTCATACAAATGAATCACGAATTGGAAGAGTTTAGAAAGTCGGAACAAACCAAAATGATCAATCAGTATGCGTATAGTTTGAACTCGGCTTTGATTGGTGATCGAAAATTGACAAGGGAAGAGTCTATACTTGTTGGAAGTGCAGATTACTCTCAGCTTTCTATGGATGAACAGAAAAATTTTGGAAAATGTTACGAGGATCCCAATGTTAGTTCTTGTAAGGGTTTATTGAAAACTGATTACCAAGTTTCAGTCAATCAGAATACGGGGGTTGTTCGCATTGGAAAGGAAATATTTAATGGTCTGTTAGCAGGTAAGAATGCAGAAGGTGAATATACAGCAGCGAAATCCAATCTTAGTAAACAGATTGTATTTAGTTCTATTGGGAAAATACAAAGTAACGATAGGAAAGATTTTTTTACTGAATGGTCGGATGAAGATTGGAAATCGATACAAAATCGAAAAAATGAAATCACAAATGATTTTTTGAACAACACATCCACACGAGATCGAAATCAATTACTTTTAAGTATCAATCAGATTGAAACCATCAATGCCAATAACCATCAATCCTTTTTAGCAAAAAAAGAAACACAAGAGAATTTGGATTCCTTCATTCAGGAGATCGCCATTGCCTACATTACTGGTGGTGCGAGCGGAGTAAAAGCTTCCCTGAAGGGAAAAGTTGAATCTGCCATCAATAGTGAATTAGCGAAAGTTTGGGTGAAAGCGACTGGAGGTGACGATTCACAAATTCAATTGGTATCTATGGCGTTTGAATTTATGCGAGGTAGGATGAGTGCTAAAAAGATTAGTTCACGTGACCAATTCGTCTCAATTCAAAATCCGATCAAAGCATTGGAAACCGTCGTGGGTAAAACACTTTCTCATACAATGCAAGTGATGGACAAAGCATCAAATGGACTCTTAAGTGTCCCATTTAATTTGGCAATGTCCGGAGTTATGGCTGTCACAAAAGCACTTGTTGGTGAAAAAAGATACAATTTACTGAATGAACAAATTTCTGGACCAAACAAACGTTTAATGGAAATTAAAGAACAAGAAGTGCAAATGGCTGAAAATGTAACTTCGCAAGCCTTAGCCTCTGCTACGGGAATGCCTCTTGAGATCATTTCCAAACTAGTTGGCGATACGAATGGTCAAAAAAAAGCAAAACAAGCCGATCAAAGAATGGCTAAGAACATTGTATCAGACTTTGGATCACAAATAACAGGGGCCTTCGGTGGTATTATGAAGACTGCAATCGTTGCCACAGGTGTTACAGAAGATCAAATAGTAAAAACAATGGAGGACGCCTATTCCTTCGCCAATGCTAAAAACTTAAATGGAGGAGCAATTTCAAAAGCAAGTTTTGGCTATAGCTTACAAACACTCGGTATGCAAGCAAATTGGACTAAACACCAAAGTACTTTTTTAAATATTAAAGATAAAGATGCGGTTCTAGCAGAAGTAACTAAATCAACGATTGCAAAGCAAATGGCAGAGAATACCGGAATAGAGGAATCAATTGTGAAACAAGCTCTTGATGGGCTTTACGGTAAGTATCAAAAGCAAAAAGCAGACAAAAAAGCAAAAACCAAAGCAATAGGCCAAACGATTGTGAATGCAGGTTCGCTTGCCATTACGATGGGATCAAGCGGAGTTTGGAGTGGGGCAACTTCTGCTTTGTCAAAAATGGGAACTGTTGCCAGTAGTGTCACCGGTGGTATCTTGCCAGCAACTGCACAAGTCGGCCAAATCCTATCAACAACCGCATTACAAACCGTAGCAGGAAGTAGGGAAGGTTCAAAAGGTGCAATTGCTGGATTGATCAATGGCTCTCTCTTGGGTGTCACAAATTACCTAGGAAAATTTCAGTCTGGAATTCTAAAGGGTACGATGCCTGGATTAGGTGTTAATTATTCGAAACAAAATGGTTGGGGTGGTTCTATCGGAATTGGAAATTCTATTAATAATGTTAGTCTTTCGTTTTCCGAAAAAGGGAACTCTTCTCTGCAAATGTCACAAGCAATCGCCAAGGGAATTCAATTTGCGACAGATATCACTACGAACGAAGCATGGAATCTTGGAATCAACTATAATCCGACAGGAGAAGGACCTAGAAAAGATTGGAATTTTTCTTCGATGTTTGACCTGAAAGGATCAGGTTTCAGTGGAAGCATTGGTTATACTGATCCAAATTCAAAACTGGGTCTCACTTCCCATTTAAGTGAAAAGGGAAGTTCCACCTCATCACAATTACATGGGGTTAGTTTAGGAACCAATTCAGAAGATGGATTCCAAATGGATGAGTTCAATTTCTCCAATCAAAACATCAATATGGCACAGGATGGAAGTGATCTGACTGATAACAATGGGAATCGTTTGGAAAATCATGGCGATAGCCCTTTGTCTGATTTTATGGGAGAATTGGGTATGGTAGGTGGTGTCATCTTAGGTGGAATGGGACTTGCCAATTTGTTAAGGAGTCGTTTCGGTGGAGGTGGTTACAGTGGTGTTGGAACTGATTTTGGTTCCTTCCGCTTCCAGTCATCTTCAGAACGATCTGTTTTTTATCACCTAACAGATCGAGTAAAAATTGGAATGTTCCGTTTTGGTGAATCTGTGAGTCAATATGCAGATGCTTACTCTCCAGAAAAACCTAAACAATTAGATGAGAAAATACCAAAAGAGAAAACACCGAAAGAATTAGATAGAATCAAAAAATTAGAAACTAGTGTGATTGATGATTTTAAAATGGATTCAAGGTTGGATACAGAAAAGAAACTTTATGAGTTACGGCAAGCAGGTGTAGATACCACAGACTTGGATGCTAAAATTAAAACAAAACGAGGCGGTAAGGATGTTTCAATGTCTAAAGCGGACGAGAAATCACTCAGTGAATACAAACGATTGCGTGAGTTACGATCTGTTCGACCCATTGGTTCGGAAGCAGTTTCGTATGTTGCTTCAGGTGATGCTCTCTCAAAAGTGAATACGGAATTTAATCCTAAAACCGAGTCGAAAAAGCAATACTTACAAAGATTAGGGGATGAAGTATGTGCTGCTACAAAAGATGTGGATCTATCGACAAAGGAATTGGTTGATTTACATACAGCAAACGTTGCAAGACTCTTAGGGGAAAACCTGGAGAAAAAAATTAAATACAAACAATCCCAAATCATTGATGGTAAAGAAGTTGTATCCGCTGTAAATACGGTAGATGCAGATGGGTTTCGGCAAACTTCGGATACAGATTGTATTCGATACTTGGGAGCCGTCTTACACGCAGCAGGCCTAACGGATAGAGGTAGTTTTGCCAATCTGAATACAGATGTGTATCTAACTCCAGAGGAAACCGAGCGAATGAGAGAGGAATTCAAAGCTGGAACCATTCATAAAAACGGAGTGGAATACTTTCGCCAATCTGGTAGTTTCTCCCATTTGGTGTCCGAACGACTCACAACAGAAAAGGATTTGATCGCTCATACCAAAAAAGGTATGATTCCTGAATTAAAACCTGGTATGATTGGCATCACACGAAAAATGGAAGCAGTAGAAAACACGAAACGGATTGCCATGAAATCAGATCATATCTATATGATTGTAGAGAAACGGTTCAATTCTGAATTGGGCGTGGATGAATATTTGATCTCTGAGTCAGCCGGTGGAAAGGGTGTTCAGAATCGATGGATCCGAAAGGAGACAAATTCAGAAATTCTAAATCAATTCAGAAAACGATACGAAAGTGAAAAAATGTCTGAGAAAGAAATTGATAATAGAATATCGAAAATCAAAATACCAAACAATTATTCAGATTATTTATTGCGCTCGGAATATTATAGCATAAAACCGCATGTGAGTATAAAATAG
- a CDS encoding DUF5939 domain-containing protein has protein sequence MIDLQTILQKYPWEDSWKSMAKPMDSLWEFDVSVTREEIWPYIIDTSSFNKRIGLPKFQYVESNGKLVGKTKQAGFLLEWEEVPWEWEYLKELGNARIYKKGFAHYIRTKIITEPLGESRSKIYVYLGIIPRNFFTKKILNLALPKLKESFQNGFLQIEEEIKRGKPKLNLSPAKQKLFLPEAQWVHPEKLEKQIPNLVQKGISKETITKVFDWIKASPDNDLDRIRIKQISRNLDIDPDEVLFLFLHGCRLGIFTLSWDIVCPHCRGVRTSLIKLGDMPASDQCEVCEIDFDTTGVNSIEVTFHMHPSVRIVEKQLYCAAEPATKQHILLTKRVGAKKSFSSNLLIGSGVYRLRKKGEKKYRLVESKQNHNQTDILWLPETNEEEIKVRPKPNLVFENESEDEVTIILEERSEDQDSLRPTEIFNYQEFRDLFSEEAIATNLQLDIGIKTILFTDIVGSTKFYETEGDHGAFLQVREHFIKTNQIIQNFRGVVVKTIGDAVMASFPSPLQALKAAKEMQEWFHPENKHTPVRIRISIHTGNCLAVNLNSNIDYFGNTVNYTAKLQSVTGSGEISFSETIFRDKDIRDYLRQGEIKLRKVEFPLPWADRTDFVYIWRV, from the coding sequence ATGATTGATTTACAAACTATCCTTCAAAAATATCCCTGGGAAGACTCTTGGAAATCCATGGCAAAACCAATGGATTCTCTTTGGGAATTTGATGTTTCCGTCACCAGGGAGGAAATTTGGCCCTATATCATCGATACTTCCTCATTTAACAAAAGGATTGGTCTTCCAAAATTCCAGTACGTAGAATCAAACGGGAAGTTGGTTGGCAAAACAAAACAAGCTGGTTTTTTATTGGAATGGGAAGAGGTTCCCTGGGAGTGGGAATACTTAAAAGAACTAGGCAATGCCCGAATCTACAAAAAAGGTTTTGCTCACTACATCCGAACTAAAATCATCACCGAGCCACTTGGGGAGTCACGCAGTAAGATCTACGTTTATTTGGGAATCATCCCTCGAAATTTTTTCACAAAAAAAATTTTAAACTTAGCACTTCCGAAACTGAAGGAATCCTTCCAAAATGGATTTCTACAAATCGAGGAAGAAATCAAACGGGGGAAACCGAAACTAAACCTATCCCCTGCAAAACAAAAGTTGTTTTTGCCGGAAGCACAATGGGTTCACCCGGAAAAGTTAGAAAAACAAATCCCAAATTTAGTGCAAAAAGGGATCTCCAAGGAAACGATCACAAAAGTTTTTGATTGGATCAAAGCTTCACCTGACAATGATTTGGATCGAATTCGGATCAAACAAATCAGTCGCAATTTAGACATTGATCCTGACGAAGTTTTATTTTTATTCCTTCATGGCTGTCGGCTTGGTATTTTTACTTTGAGTTGGGACATTGTTTGTCCCCATTGTCGGGGAGTGAGAACGTCACTTATCAAATTAGGAGATATGCCTGCCAGCGACCAATGTGAAGTGTGTGAAATTGATTTTGACACGACAGGTGTGAATTCAATAGAAGTCACCTTTCATATGCATCCAAGTGTGAGAATTGTCGAAAAACAATTGTATTGTGCCGCAGAACCAGCGACAAAACAACACATTCTTCTCACAAAAAGAGTGGGAGCGAAAAAATCATTTTCCTCCAACCTGCTCATCGGATCAGGAGTGTATCGACTTAGAAAAAAAGGTGAGAAAAAATATCGATTGGTTGAATCCAAACAAAACCACAACCAAACAGACATTTTATGGTTACCAGAAACCAATGAAGAAGAAATTAAAGTCCGTCCAAAACCCAATTTAGTTTTTGAAAATGAATCCGAGGACGAAGTAACCATCATCCTCGAAGAAAGAAGCGAGGACCAAGACAGTTTACGGCCCACGGAAATTTTCAATTACCAAGAATTTCGTGATTTATTTTCTGAAGAAGCCATTGCTACCAACCTACAATTAGACATTGGTATCAAAACCATTCTTTTCACTGACATCGTTGGTTCGACAAAGTTCTACGAAACAGAAGGTGACCACGGTGCCTTTTTACAGGTGAGAGAACACTTTATCAAAACAAACCAAATCATTCAAAATTTTCGAGGAGTTGTCGTCAAAACGATCGGCGATGCCGTAATGGCGAGTTTTCCCTCCCCTCTCCAAGCCTTAAAAGCGGCGAAAGAAATGCAAGAGTGGTTCCATCCAGAAAATAAACACACACCCGTTCGAATTCGAATCTCCATCCACACTGGCAACTGTTTGGCGGTGAACCTAAACAGCAATATTGATTATTTTGGGAACACAGTCAACTATACAGCAAAACTCCAATCTGTCACTGGGTCTGGTGAAATTTCCTTCAGTGAAACGATATTTCGTGACAAAGACATCAGGGATTACTTACGACAAGGGGAGATCAAATTGAGAAAAGTTGAATTCCCACTCCCTTGGGCAGATCGCACGGACTTTGTTTATATTTGGAGGGTGTAG